Proteins found in one Anaeromyxobacter sp. genomic segment:
- a CDS encoding PAS domain-containing protein: protein MARRGRGRDWHPEWWIPAVYAALSGVWIYGSDTLVAAVAGSIEQQRLLSVYKGLGFVAVTAALLFAGLRLTRRRDLAGARHLRESEALLHAITDAIPDPVFLKGRDGRWLFANPATLQVMGKAPGQVLGRTDLEIYGDQAVAATLMETDQRIMASGVAEVLEERILGPQGYRTFLSSKAPYRDAEGRVVGLIGNARDITDRKRAERDLLAAEERVQQAQKLESVGRLAGGVAHDFNNLLTVILGASSVLQEDLEAGRPASLEDVSQIAAAGGRARELTGQLLAFARRQVTAPVPLDLNEVVRSSERLLRRVLGEDVALSVDLEPRPWTVVCDPGQLEQVILNLVVNARDAMPRGGRLALRTRNHVVDEAEAARDVKARAGEWVRLTVEDSGTGLSPEALAHLFEPFFTTKPKGSGTGLGLATVYGIVTQAGGFVWARSRPGQGASFEVNLPRRLAAAVTPRPVVPERVAGGTETVLAVEDDPLVREITARALRSGGYQVLVAAGGVEALEVASRHQGPLQLLVTDVVMPGMDGLALADELRRRRQGLRVLFVSGYSQDVISHHGVLDPGVELLAKPFTSGALLARVRAVLDASG, encoded by the coding sequence ATGGCTCGACGAGGCCGCGGGCGCGACTGGCACCCGGAGTGGTGGATCCCGGCGGTCTACGCGGCCCTCTCCGGGGTCTGGATCTACGGGTCCGACACCCTGGTGGCGGCCGTGGCCGGCTCCATCGAGCAGCAGCGTCTCCTCTCGGTCTACAAGGGGCTCGGCTTCGTGGCCGTCACCGCCGCGCTGCTCTTCGCCGGGCTGCGCCTGACCCGGCGCCGCGACCTGGCCGGCGCCCGCCACCTGCGCGAGAGCGAGGCGCTGCTGCACGCCATCACCGACGCCATCCCCGACCCGGTGTTCCTGAAGGGTCGCGACGGCCGGTGGCTCTTCGCCAACCCGGCCACGCTGCAGGTCATGGGCAAGGCGCCGGGCCAGGTGCTCGGCAGGACCGACCTCGAGATCTACGGCGACCAGGCGGTCGCCGCGACCCTGATGGAGACCGACCAGCGGATCATGGCGTCCGGCGTGGCGGAGGTGCTGGAGGAGCGCATCCTCGGGCCCCAGGGCTACCGGACCTTCCTCTCCTCCAAGGCGCCCTACCGCGACGCCGAGGGCCGGGTGGTGGGGCTCATCGGCAACGCCCGCGACATCACCGACCGCAAGCGCGCCGAGCGGGACCTGCTGGCCGCAGAGGAGCGCGTCCAGCAGGCCCAGAAGCTGGAGAGCGTGGGGCGGCTGGCGGGCGGGGTGGCGCACGACTTCAACAACCTGCTCACGGTGATCCTGGGCGCCAGCAGCGTGCTGCAGGAGGACCTGGAGGCGGGCCGGCCCGCCTCGCTGGAGGACGTGTCGCAGATCGCCGCCGCCGGCGGCCGGGCCCGCGAGCTGACCGGCCAGCTGCTGGCCTTCGCCCGCCGGCAGGTGACGGCGCCGGTGCCGCTCGACCTCAACGAGGTGGTGCGTTCCAGCGAGCGGCTGCTGCGCCGGGTGCTGGGCGAGGACGTGGCGCTCTCGGTCGACCTGGAGCCCCGGCCCTGGACGGTGGTCTGCGACCCCGGACAGCTGGAGCAGGTCATCCTCAACCTGGTGGTCAACGCCCGCGACGCCATGCCCCGCGGCGGCCGGCTGGCCCTGCGCACCCGCAACCACGTGGTGGACGAGGCCGAGGCCGCCCGCGACGTGAAGGCCCGGGCCGGCGAGTGGGTCCGCCTCACGGTGGAGGACTCCGGCACCGGCCTCTCGCCGGAGGCGCTGGCCCACCTCTTCGAGCCCTTCTTCACCACCAAGCCGAAGGGGAGCGGCACCGGGCTCGGGCTGGCCACGGTGTACGGCATCGTCACCCAGGCCGGCGGCTTCGTGTGGGCCCGGAGCAGGCCGGGCCAGGGCGCCAGCTTCGAGGTCAACCTGCCCCGCCGGCTGGCGGCGGCCGTGACGCCGCGGCCGGTGGTCCCGGAGCGGGTGGCCGGAGGGACCGAGACGGTGCTGGCGGTCGAGGACGACCCGCTGGTGCGGGAGATCACGGCGCGGGCGCTGCGGAGCGGCGGCTACCAGGTGCTGGTGGCCGCCGGCGGGGTCGAGGCGCTGGAGGTGGCGTCGCGGCACCAGGGGCCGCTGCAGCTGCTGGTCACCGACGTGGTGATGCCCGGCATGGACGGGCTGGCGCTGGCCGACGAGCTGCGGCGCCGGCGCCAGGGACTGCGGGTCCTCTTCGTCTCCGGCTACTCCCAGGACGTCATCAGCCACCACGGGGTGCTCGATCCCGGGGTGGAGCTGCTGGCCAAGCCCTTCACCTCCGGCGCCCTGCTGGCGCGGGTGCGCGCGGTGCTCGACGCCTCCGGGTGA